GACACGCGCTGGACAATCGTCGGGCGACGCTGTTCGCGCTGGCCAACGCCGTGGTCATTGCGGTCTACACCGTGATTGACGCGCTGGGCGCACGCGCGTCGGGCAACGCTGTCCAATATGTGGTTGCGCTGTTCGTTCTCGACGGTTGGCCGTTTGCGCTGCTGGTGCTGGCGCGACGCGGACGCGCGGCATGGCCGTATGCACGTGCACGCTGGCCGGTCGCGGCGGGCGGTGCGCTGGCGTCGCTGGGTTCCTACGGCATCGCGCTGTGGGCAATGACGCGTGCACCGGTTGCCACGGTGGCTGCACTGCGGGAGACCTCGGTGCTGTTCGCTGCACTGCTCGGTACCTGGTTGCTGAAGGAGCAATTCACGCCCCGTCGCGCGCTGGGGACTTGTGTGATCGTTGCGGGCGTGATGGCGCTTCGTCTGGCCTGATTCCATTTCCAAATCAATGCGATGCGTCGTTGCTCCTCCTTGCCGTGCTAAAGCACCTTCTTCGTCGTCGCGCCTCGCCTCCTATTGATTTGGAAATGGAATGAGAGATTGAAAATGTCTGCCTTGCCTACCCACGCAGAAGTCATCATCGTCGGCGGTGGCATCGCCGGCTGTTCAACCGCGTATCACCTTGCCAAGCTTGGCAAGCGCGACGTACTTCTGCTGGAGCAGGGCAAACTGACCTGCGGCACCACATGGCACGCGGCCGGGCTGATCGGGCAGATGCGGCCGAACCGCAACATGACGCAGATGAGCAAATACGGCATTGAGCTGTATTCCACGCTGGAGGCTGAGACACGGCTCGCCACCGGCTGGAAGCAATGCGGCAGCGTCAACGTCGCCGCCACGCCGGAACGGCTGAAGGTACTCAAGAAGCAAATTGCATTGGCGAAAAGCTTCGGTGTGGAGGTGCACGAAATCTCGCGGGACGAAGTGTGCGCGCGGGTGCCGGTGATGCGCACCGATGACTTGACCGGTGCGATCTGGATTCCCGGCGACGGCAAGGCCAATCCGGCTGACCTCGCGATGTCACTCGCCAAGGGCGCACGCAATTGCGGTGTACGCATTGTTGAGGGCATCGAGGTCACGGGCGTGCTCATCGAGCGAGGGCGAGCGGTGGGCGTGCGCACCGCGCAGGGCGACGTGCGCTGTGAAGTGCTGGTCAACTGCGCTGGGCAATGGGCGCGGCAGTTCGGGCGGCTGGCGGGCGTGAACGTGCCGCTGTATTCGGCGGAACACTTCTACATCGTCACCGGCAAGATTGACGGCGTGGGGCCGATGATGCCGGTGGTGCGCGACCCGGACGGTTTCATCTACTACAAGGAAGAAGTGGGTGGCTTGCTGATGGGGGGCTTCGAGCCGAAGGCGAAGCCGTGGAAGGTAGACCCGATTCCGGCTACCTTTCAATTCGAGCTGCTTGGCGAGGACTGGGATCAGTTCGAGATCCTGATGACCAATGCGATCCATCGCACGCCATGCCTCGAAACGGCCGAGATCAAGATGCTGCTCAACGGGCCGGAGAGCTTTACGCCCGATGGCAATTTCATCCTGGGTGAAGCGCCGGAACTGCGCAACTACTTTGTGGCTGCGGGTTTCAATTCGGCGGGTATCGCCAATTCCGGCGGCGCCGGGCGGCTGATTGCAGAGTGGATTGTCGGT
This is a stretch of genomic DNA from Casimicrobium huifangae. It encodes these proteins:
- a CDS encoding EamA family transporter encodes the protein MTAPAAALVLTWPVVLVVLFGALLHASWNVLVKSSTDKALDTALIHLLGSLIALPLLLVVGLPGTASWPYILASVVIHIGYYIALTGAYKHGDMGLTYPLMRGVAPMLVAVSAVMTVGESLAPMAWAGVLGICVGVLVLGLSRHALDNRRATLFALANAVVIAVYTVIDALGARASGNAVQYVVALFVLDGWPFALLVLARRGRAAWPYARARWPVAAGGALASLGSYGIALWAMTRAPVATVAALRETSVLFAALLGTWLLKEQFTPRRALGTCVIVAGVMALRLA